The Pan troglodytes isolate AG18354 chromosome 1, NHGRI_mPanTro3-v2.0_pri, whole genome shotgun sequence genome includes a region encoding these proteins:
- the LOC739591 gene encoding small ribosomal subunit protein eS27-like, with product MTYAHENMPLAKDLLLPSPEEEKRKHKKKRLVQSPNSYFMDVKCPGCYKITTVFSHAQTVVLCVGCSTVLCQPTGGKARLTEGCSFRRKQH from the coding sequence ATGACCTACGCACATGAGAACATGCCTCTCGCAAAGGatctccttcttccctctccagaagaggagaagaggaaacaCAAGAAGAAACGCCTGGTGCAGAGCCCCAATTCCTACTTCATGGATGTGAAATGCCCAGGATGCTATAAAATCACCACGGTCTTTAGCCATGCACAAACGGTAGTTTTGTGTGTTGGCTGCTCCACTGTCCTCTGCCAGCCTACAGGAGGAAAAGCAAGGCTTACAGAAGGATGTTCCTTCAGGAGGAAGCAGCACTAA